One Pelorhabdus rhamnosifermentans genomic region harbors:
- a CDS encoding ABC transporter substrate-binding protein yields the protein MSKWKHVTAALLAGIMMLALAGCGDTAKPEAAKPADKKIVLGFSQVGAESEWRTANTESIKASAQEAGIELKFSDGQQKQENQIKAIRSFIQQKVDVIALSPVVETGWDAVLQEAKAAGIPVILTDRAIKMSSGNPEDYYVTFMGSDFTEEGRRAAKWLLGFMKQDNNPVNIVELQGTVGSAPAIDRKTGFEEIMKDHPNYKIIKSQTGDFTRAKGKEVMESFLKSAKAEGQKIDVLFAHNDDMAIGAIQAIEEAGLKPGKDIIIVSMDGVKGAFEAMIAGKLNCSVECSPLLGPQLMQAVKDVKAGKTLEKRILTNESVYPAEVAAKELPNRKY from the coding sequence ATGTCAAAATGGAAACATGTCACTGCCGCACTGCTTGCCGGGATCATGATGCTTGCACTAGCAGGTTGTGGTGATACGGCCAAGCCGGAAGCCGCTAAACCGGCTGACAAAAAAATTGTGTTAGGTTTCTCACAGGTAGGTGCTGAAAGCGAGTGGCGTACAGCCAATACGGAATCTATTAAGGCGAGTGCTCAGGAAGCAGGAATTGAGCTCAAGTTTTCTGATGGACAGCAAAAACAGGAAAACCAGATTAAAGCTATTCGCTCTTTCATCCAGCAAAAGGTAGATGTGATTGCTTTATCTCCCGTCGTTGAAACAGGGTGGGATGCTGTTTTGCAAGAAGCGAAAGCAGCGGGTATTCCCGTTATTCTTACAGATCGCGCTATTAAGATGAGTAGTGGCAATCCTGAAGACTATTATGTTACTTTCATGGGCTCTGATTTTACTGAAGAAGGTCGTCGCGCTGCGAAATGGCTTTTAGGTTTTATGAAACAAGACAATAATCCTGTGAATATTGTGGAACTTCAAGGAACCGTGGGTTCAGCGCCAGCCATTGACAGAAAAACGGGTTTCGAAGAAATTATGAAGGATCATCCAAATTATAAAATTATTAAATCCCAAACAGGTGATTTTACTCGTGCTAAAGGCAAGGAAGTTATGGAGTCCTTTTTGAAATCAGCCAAAGCGGAAGGACAAAAAATTGACGTTTTGTTCGCTCATAATGATGATATGGCCATTGGGGCTATCCAAGCTATTGAAGAAGCCGGTCTCAAACCAGGTAAAGATATTATTATTGTTTCCATGGATGGCGTAAAGGGAGCATTTGAAGCTATGATTGCTGGAAAACTTAATTGTAGTGTAGAGTGCAGCCCATTGCTTGGACCGCAATTGATGCAGGCTGTAAAAGATGTAAAAGCAGGCAAGACACTTGAAAAACGAATTCTTACGAATGAAAGTGTTTACCCGGCTGAGGTAGCTGCCAAAGAACTGCCAAACCGCAAATATTAG
- a CDS encoding sugar ABC transporter ATP-binding protein, with the protein MADDNSLLIAKGISKAFLTVKALSHVDFKLMAGEIHCLMGENGAGKSTLIKVLTGVEMLDEGEIFLEGKKITPKSPQQAQQLGISTVYQEVNLCGNLSVAENIFIGREPMRFGRINWNDINSRAEQLLGKMDIHIDVRQPLERYSVAVQQLVSIARALDISAKVLILDEPTSSLDAKEVGKLFDVMRKLKTEGLGIIFVTHFIEQVYAVSDCITILRNGELVGSYETAALPRLQLVAKMIGKAFAGFEDSIKEISPVDSVQNIHGFLQAHGIGHRGSIAPFDLELRRGEVLGFVGLLGSGRSEMARTIFGVDPSDSGEIVIDGMQTKITCPADAMEHGIGFCPENRKTEGIIANLSVRENIILALQVKRGWRKYIPRQKQVEIAERYIELLNIKTSGPEQLVKNLSGGNQQKVILARWLLTEPELLILDEPTRGIDVGTKAEIQKLILNLASQGIAIVFISSELDESIRCCSRMTVLRDRVKIAELAGKQIEEKIVMQTIAGV; encoded by the coding sequence ATGGCTGACGACAATTCGTTATTGATAGCAAAGGGAATATCCAAGGCTTTTTTAACAGTAAAGGCTTTATCACACGTGGATTTTAAACTGATGGCAGGTGAAATCCATTGTCTTATGGGAGAAAACGGAGCTGGAAAGTCGACGCTTATTAAAGTATTAACAGGCGTCGAAATGCTTGATGAAGGCGAAATTTTTCTTGAGGGTAAGAAGATTACGCCTAAATCGCCCCAGCAGGCGCAACAGCTTGGGATTAGTACGGTCTATCAGGAAGTGAATCTTTGCGGCAATCTTTCGGTTGCGGAAAATATTTTTATTGGCCGTGAACCCATGCGGTTTGGTCGGATTAATTGGAATGACATCAACAGTCGTGCCGAGCAGCTACTTGGAAAGATGGATATACATATTGATGTAAGGCAGCCCCTTGAACGGTATTCTGTGGCTGTGCAGCAACTCGTGTCTATTGCCCGGGCCCTTGATATATCCGCTAAGGTTTTAATATTAGATGAACCGACGTCAAGTTTGGATGCCAAAGAAGTCGGCAAGCTTTTTGATGTGATGAGGAAATTAAAAACTGAAGGATTGGGTATTATTTTTGTAACCCATTTTATTGAGCAAGTCTATGCTGTTTCTGATTGTATTACTATTTTGCGCAATGGGGAACTTGTGGGTTCTTATGAAACAGCGGCTTTACCGCGTTTGCAGCTTGTCGCTAAAATGATTGGCAAAGCCTTTGCAGGTTTTGAAGACAGTATTAAAGAGATCAGTCCAGTTGATTCGGTGCAAAACATTCATGGCTTTTTGCAGGCTCACGGGATTGGACATCGTGGTTCTATTGCCCCCTTTGATCTAGAACTTCGACGGGGTGAAGTCTTGGGTTTCGTGGGGTTGCTAGGATCAGGCCGGTCCGAGATGGCGCGGACTATTTTTGGTGTGGATCCATCAGACAGCGGTGAAATCGTTATTGACGGAATGCAAACGAAGATTACCTGCCCGGCCGATGCCATGGAACATGGCATTGGATTTTGTCCGGAAAACCGTAAAACTGAAGGTATTATTGCCAATTTATCTGTAAGAGAAAATATTATTTTGGCCCTTCAAGTAAAGCGAGGGTGGAGAAAGTATATTCCGCGTCAGAAGCAAGTAGAAATTGCTGAACGCTACATTGAATTGCTTAATATTAAAACATCGGGGCCAGAGCAGCTTGTAAAAAATTTGAGTGGCGGCAATCAGCAAAAAGTCATTTTGGCCCGCTGGCTGCTCACCGAACCTGAACTGTTAATTTTAGATGAGCCTACACGTGGCATTGATGTTGGTACGAAGGCTGAAATTCAAAAACTCATCTTAAATCTGGCTAGTCAGGGTATAGCTATTGTATTTATCTCTTCTGAGCTTGATGAATCTATTCGCTGCTGTAGCCGGATGACCGTTTTACGTGACAGAGTGAAAATAGCGGAACTTGCGGGAAAGCAAATTGAAGAAAAAATTGTCATGCAAACAATTGCAGGGGTGTAG
- a CDS encoding ABC transporter permease: MENRTNKWNEFKKSQLFWPLVALCIVLLFNIVFTKNFLSMEIKDGHLYGVIIDILNRAAPLMLLAIGMTLVIATKGIDISVGSVIAISGAIAASLIGGKLEYVDGIQKFVTLVPMPVAILAALTITTLIGAWNGILISKVGIQPIVATLILLVAGRGVAQLITQGQIITIYYKPFQYIGTGYLLGLPFALFIVAVIFLVTMYAVRKTALGLFIESVGINAVASRFSGIHVNKYIFLVYAFSGFCAGVAGLVICSNVSSADGNNAGLFIEMDAILAVALGGNSLDGGNFSLVGSIIGALIIQSITTTIYALGVPPQVTLVVKAIVVIIICLLQSNQFRTLVFGRRVQRGKSCEKTATELQIH; encoded by the coding sequence ATGGAAAATAGGACAAATAAGTGGAATGAATTTAAAAAATCGCAATTGTTTTGGCCCCTTGTGGCATTGTGCATTGTGCTTTTGTTTAATATTGTTTTCACGAAAAACTTTTTGTCTATGGAGATAAAGGACGGACATTTATATGGCGTTATCATTGACATTTTAAATCGTGCGGCCCCCTTGATGCTGCTTGCCATTGGCATGACACTAGTTATTGCAACAAAGGGGATTGATATCTCTGTGGGATCTGTCATTGCCATTTCAGGTGCTATTGCTGCTAGTCTAATTGGTGGGAAACTCGAATATGTCGATGGTATCCAAAAGTTTGTCACCCTTGTTCCCATGCCTGTAGCCATCCTGGCTGCTCTTACCATTACAACGCTCATTGGGGCCTGGAATGGAATCCTAATTTCGAAGGTAGGGATTCAACCCATTGTAGCTACGCTTATTTTGCTTGTGGCAGGGCGGGGTGTTGCCCAGCTGATTACACAGGGTCAGATTATTACGATTTACTATAAACCTTTTCAATATATTGGGACAGGTTATTTATTAGGTTTGCCTTTTGCCTTATTTATTGTGGCTGTCATTTTTTTAGTGACCATGTATGCCGTGAGGAAAACGGCTTTGGGCCTTTTTATTGAATCGGTAGGGATTAATGCTGTCGCCAGCCGCTTTTCAGGAATTCATGTAAATAAATATATCTTTTTAGTCTACGCATTTTCTGGATTTTGCGCAGGTGTTGCAGGTCTTGTCATCTGTTCTAATGTTAGTTCAGCTGACGGAAATAATGCCGGATTGTTTATTGAAATGGACGCCATACTGGCCGTAGCGTTAGGCGGAAATTCGCTTGATGGCGGGAATTTCTCTCTTGTCGGCAGTATCATTGGCGCATTGATTATCCAAAGTATTACGACGACAATTTATGCTCTCGGTGTTCCGCCGCAAGTAACCCTTGTCGTGAAGGCCATTGTTGTTATTATCATCTGTCTATTGCAATCTAATCAATTCCGGACGCTTGTATTTGGCAGACGGGTGCAGAGGGGGAAGAGTTGTGAAAAAACTGCCACTGAATTACAAATACATTAA
- the yjfF gene encoding galactofuranose ABC transporter, permease protein YjfF gives MKKLPLNYKYINLIITIALFCGLFGVGSGLYTGFFSLQVLLNMLIDNAFLIITSIGMTFVLIIGGIDISIGSVISLVCMLSAYLLEMKHLSPFVVIPAMLLLGSFFGLAQGSLIHFFKMQPFIVTLAGLFLARGLCYLISIDTIMITDPLYQIAATYRIPFLFGTAISVSVIIALIVLLAALYLANFTKFGRTAYAIGGSEQSAMLMGLPVARTKILVYTLNGFCSALSGIVFSFYMLSGYGLHAVGLEMDAIASAVIGGTPLTGGVGFITGTVFGVLIQGVIQTLIMFQGTLSSWWTKIAVAFLLCLFIVLQRVIVAQKDSKKSIA, from the coding sequence GTGAAAAAACTGCCACTGAATTACAAATACATTAATCTTATCATTACGATCGCTTTGTTTTGTGGTCTCTTTGGCGTAGGTTCAGGACTTTATACAGGCTTCTTTTCTCTTCAAGTTCTGCTTAATATGCTTATAGACAATGCTTTTCTCATTATTACGTCCATTGGTATGACTTTTGTTTTAATTATTGGCGGTATTGATATTTCCATTGGCTCCGTTATTTCCCTCGTGTGTATGTTATCGGCTTATTTACTGGAAATGAAACATTTGAGTCCCTTTGTTGTTATTCCAGCTATGCTGCTGCTGGGTTCATTTTTTGGTTTGGCTCAGGGTAGTTTAATTCATTTTTTTAAAATGCAGCCTTTTATTGTGACTCTGGCGGGGCTTTTTTTAGCGCGTGGTTTATGTTATCTCATCAGCATTGATACCATCATGATTACTGATCCCTTATACCAAATTGCTGCGACCTATCGGATTCCTTTTTTGTTTGGTACGGCTATTTCAGTCAGTGTCATTATTGCATTGATTGTTTTGCTTGCGGCGCTTTATTTGGCTAATTTCACGAAATTTGGCCGTACAGCCTATGCTATCGGCGGGAGTGAACAATCAGCTATGCTTATGGGGCTACCTGTGGCTCGGACGAAAATCCTTGTCTATACGTTAAACGGTTTTTGTTCGGCCTTGTCTGGTATTGTTTTTAGTTTTTATATGCTTTCTGGCTATGGTCTTCATGCCGTTGGACTGGAAATGGATGCTATTGCCTCGGCAGTTATTGGGGGAACTCCCTTAACAGGCGGTGTTGGTTTTATTACAGGAACGGTCTTCGGCGTGTTAATTCAAGGGGTCATTCAAACGTTAATTATGTTCCAGGGAACATTAAGTTCCTGGTGGACTAAAATTGCTGTGGCATTTTTGCTTTGCCTGTTTATTGTGTTGCAACGCGTTATTGTCGCGCAAAAAGATAGTAAGAAGTCTATTGCGTGA
- the chvE gene encoding multiple monosaccharide ABC transporter substrate-binding protein — MKKMLALLLVLMMIFLLAACGTSSNTTSKKKVGIAMPTKSSARWIADGDNIVKQLQAKGYEVDLQYGEDNVENQIAQIENMITKGANVLVIASIDGDALTDVLQKAKDKNIPVISYDRLIKKTPNIDYYATFDNFKVGVLQASYIEQKLGLKEGKGPFNIELFGGSPDDNNAFMFFDGAMSVLKPYIDSGKLVVKSGQMDMQVCAILRWDGATAQARMDNLLSKDYTNSKLDAVLSPFDEISIGVISSLKAVGYGTPNQPMPIVTGQDAEIPSVKSIIKGEQAQTVFKDTRELAKVTVAMVDAVLSGQQAETNDTKTYNNGVKVVPSYLLTPVSVDKSNYSKILIDSGYYTADQLQ; from the coding sequence ATGAAAAAAATGCTAGCTTTACTACTTGTACTGATGATGATCTTCTTACTGGCAGCATGTGGCACTAGTTCAAACACCACTTCTAAAAAGAAGGTTGGGATTGCCATGCCGACCAAGTCATCAGCTCGCTGGATTGCAGATGGCGACAATATTGTGAAGCAACTGCAAGCCAAAGGGTATGAAGTGGATTTACAGTATGGTGAAGACAACGTAGAGAATCAGATTGCTCAAATTGAAAACATGATTACTAAAGGTGCCAATGTTTTGGTTATTGCATCCATCGATGGGGATGCCTTAACAGATGTATTACAAAAAGCGAAAGACAAAAACATTCCAGTCATTTCTTATGACCGCTTAATCAAAAAAACTCCGAACATAGATTACTATGCAACTTTTGATAACTTTAAAGTGGGAGTTCTGCAAGCTTCCTATATTGAACAGAAATTAGGCTTAAAAGAAGGGAAAGGTCCGTTTAACATTGAGCTTTTTGGTGGATCGCCTGATGATAACAATGCCTTCATGTTCTTTGATGGGGCCATGTCAGTCTTAAAACCTTATATTGATTCGGGAAAATTAGTTGTAAAAAGTGGGCAAATGGATATGCAAGTCTGTGCGATCTTAAGATGGGATGGTGCTACGGCCCAGGCGAGAATGGATAACTTGCTAAGTAAAGATTATACGAATTCGAAACTTGACGCGGTTTTATCTCCTTTTGATGAAATCAGTATTGGCGTAATTTCTTCCCTCAAGGCAGTTGGATATGGAACACCCAACCAGCCGATGCCGATTGTTACTGGACAGGATGCTGAAATACCTTCTGTTAAGTCGATTATCAAAGGTGAACAGGCACAGACGGTATTTAAAGATACGAGAGAACTTGCTAAAGTCACTGTTGCTATGGTTGATGCGGTTTTAAGTGGTCAACAGGCAGAAACCAATGATACAAAGACTTACAATAATGGTGTTAAAGTCGTACCTTCCTATCTCCTGACACCTGTTTCGGTAGATAAATCAAATTACTCAAAAATATTGATTGACAGCGGATATTATACGGCAGATCAGTTGCAATAA
- the mmsA gene encoding multiple monosaccharide ABC transporter ATP-binding protein yields MQDIILEMVNITKEFPGVKALNNVNLQVKKGEIHALVGENGAGKSTLMKVLSGVYPYGTYTGDIRYNGKICEFKDIKQSEKLGIVIIHQELALIPYLSIAENIFLGNEQAKRGLIDWNTTILRTQELLKKVGLNELPSTLITDIGVGKQQLVEIAKALSKEVQLLILDEPTAALNEADSANLLNLLLEFKKQGISSILISHKLNEVSKVADSITILRDGSTIETLEVQQEPISEDRIIKGMVGRELTDRFPKRKGTIGDVIFEVKNWSVYHPLHGERKIIDNVNFTIKQGEVVGIAGLMGAGRTELAMSIFGRTYGQKISGTIYKNGQEVHLTDVSKAIDNGVAYVTEDRKQYGLILIDDIKKNSTLANLTKISKNYVIDENLEILAVEESRKQLNIKCSSILQPTVNLSGGNQQKVVLSKWIFAEPDILILDEPTRGIDVGAKFEIYTIINNLVKAGKGILLISSELSEILGMCDRIYTMSEGRITAELTQSEASQEKIMKYVMAQ; encoded by the coding sequence ATGCAAGATATTATCTTGGAAATGGTTAATATCACCAAAGAGTTTCCAGGTGTCAAAGCGCTCAATAACGTGAATCTTCAGGTGAAAAAGGGTGAAATTCACGCGCTAGTTGGGGAGAATGGTGCAGGAAAGTCAACGTTAATGAAGGTTCTTAGTGGCGTATATCCCTATGGAACCTATACAGGCGATATTCGTTATAACGGGAAAATCTGTGAATTTAAGGATATCAAACAAAGTGAAAAATTGGGTATTGTGATTATTCATCAGGAATTAGCTTTGATTCCCTATTTATCAATAGCAGAAAATATTTTTCTGGGAAATGAGCAAGCAAAACGGGGGCTTATTGATTGGAATACTACTATTTTGCGTACGCAGGAATTGCTTAAAAAGGTTGGTCTTAATGAATTACCAAGCACTCTGATTACTGATATCGGTGTGGGTAAGCAACAATTGGTCGAGATTGCCAAAGCTTTATCGAAGGAAGTTCAATTGTTAATTTTAGATGAACCTACAGCAGCGTTAAACGAAGCTGACAGCGCGAATTTGTTAAACTTGTTGCTGGAATTTAAAAAGCAGGGAATATCCTCGATTCTTATTTCACATAAACTGAATGAGGTATCGAAAGTGGCTGATTCTATTACTATTTTGCGCGATGGATCTACTATCGAGACACTAGAAGTTCAACAAGAGCCTATTTCAGAAGATCGCATTATCAAAGGCATGGTGGGTAGAGAATTAACGGATCGTTTCCCAAAACGAAAGGGCACTATTGGGGATGTTATCTTTGAGGTGAAGAATTGGAGTGTGTATCATCCGTTGCATGGGGAACGCAAAATTATCGACAATGTTAATTTCACGATTAAACAAGGTGAGGTAGTAGGCATTGCCGGGCTCATGGGAGCAGGGCGGACGGAACTTGCAATGAGCATTTTTGGCAGAACGTACGGACAGAAAATCAGTGGAACCATTTACAAGAATGGTCAGGAAGTTCACTTGACGGATGTAAGCAAAGCGATTGACAACGGGGTAGCTTATGTGACAGAAGATCGAAAACAGTATGGTTTAATCTTAATTGACGATATTAAGAAAAATTCGACCTTAGCAAATTTGACTAAAATATCGAAAAACTATGTTATTGATGAAAATCTCGAGATACTAGCGGTTGAAGAAAGTAGGAAACAACTGAATATAAAATGTTCCAGCATATTACAGCCTACAGTGAATTTGAGTGGTGGAAATCAGCAAAAGGTTGTTTTGAGCAAGTGGATATTTGCGGAACCTGATATATTAATTTTAGATGAACCTACGCGAGGCATCGATGTGGGTGCGAAATTTGAAATTTATACTATTATTAATAATCTAGTCAAGGCTGGCAAGGGAATTTTGCTTATTTCTTCAGAGCTTTCTGAGATACTCGGAATGTGTGATCGAATTTATACCATGAGTGAGGGACGGATTACAGCAGAGCTTACCCAGAGTGAGGCCTCACAGGAAAAAATCATGAAATATGTCATGGCTCAATAG
- the mmsB gene encoding multiple monosaccharide ABC transporter permease → METLKHMFQNNIREYGMVIALVSVMAFFEIVSQGTLLMPLNVTNLIQQNSYILILAIGMLLVIVAFQIDLSVGSIAAFIGAISAILMVDYHVGVVAGVVISLIVGGLAGAWHGYWISYFRIPAFIATLAGMLLFRGLTMTALQGQSKGPFPVSFQKISNGFIPDFFSGTTLHITTLLVGVILTLIYIYFELSSRSTKKKYNFHVIPLQFSIAKMAIVGLAINWFMYLLAAYKGIPNVLILLFVLIVFYTFITTKTVLGRHIYAVGGNEKAAKLSGVKNKRIVFWVFVNMGVLSALSGLVFAARLNAATPKAGTGFELDAIAACFIGGASTAGGIGAVMGAIIGGLVMGVMNNGMSLMGVTIDMQQTIKGLVVLLAVAFDIYTKSKQS, encoded by the coding sequence ATGGAAACTTTGAAACACATGTTTCAGAATAATATCAGGGAATATGGCATGGTTATTGCGTTAGTATCCGTTATGGCATTTTTTGAAATTGTCAGCCAAGGTACGTTGCTAATGCCCTTAAATGTAACAAATTTAATTCAGCAAAATAGTTATATCCTCATACTAGCCATTGGTATGTTACTTGTTATCGTTGCCTTCCAAATTGATTTATCCGTAGGATCTATCGCTGCTTTTATTGGTGCCATATCAGCAATCCTGATGGTGGATTATCACGTTGGAGTTGTAGCAGGTGTAGTGATTTCTCTGATCGTGGGGGGACTTGCCGGAGCGTGGCATGGATATTGGATTTCGTATTTTAGAATTCCGGCTTTTATTGCGACACTGGCAGGGATGTTGCTTTTTAGAGGGTTGACAATGACTGCTTTACAAGGACAGTCGAAAGGACCTTTTCCGGTTAGTTTTCAAAAGATCAGTAATGGATTTATTCCTGATTTTTTTTCTGGAACAACTCTGCATATTACAACTCTTTTAGTTGGCGTTATCTTGACTTTAATTTATATTTACTTTGAGCTAAGTAGCAGAAGTACCAAGAAGAAGTACAATTTTCACGTCATTCCTTTACAATTTTCTATTGCTAAAATGGCAATTGTTGGTCTGGCAATCAACTGGTTCATGTATTTACTTGCTGCATATAAAGGAATTCCGAATGTTTTGATATTATTATTTGTACTGATTGTTTTCTATACATTTATAACAACGAAAACCGTGTTAGGGCGTCATATTTATGCTGTTGGCGGCAATGAAAAAGCAGCTAAACTGTCTGGGGTAAAAAACAAGCGGATTGTATTTTGGGTTTTTGTGAATATGGGAGTATTATCGGCCCTTTCAGGCCTTGTTTTTGCTGCCAGGCTCAATGCGGCAACGCCTAAAGCAGGTACCGGCTTCGAGTTGGATGCCATTGCAGCTTGTTTTATTGGCGGAGCCTCTACTGCTGGTGGAATCGGTGCTGTTATGGGAGCGATTATTGGTGGATTGGTTATGGGGGTTATGAATAATGGTATGTCCTTAATGGGTGTGACTATTGACATGCAGCAGACCATCAAGGGGTTAGTGGTATTATTGGCTGTGGCCTTTGATATTTATACGAAATCTAAACAATCATAA
- the map gene encoding type I methionyl aminopeptidase: MIILKSEREIKMMHEAGKILANCHKEIAKMIKPGVNTLAIDKFAEEYLANYGATAEQKGYQGYPYATCASVNDEICHGFPNLQPLKNGDIVTIDMVVNLHGGLADSAWTHAVGNISPESKHLLKITKESLYKGIEMAQVGNRLGDIGHAIQSYVEAEGFSVVRDFTGHGIGKDMHEDPTVLHYGKPGKGVKLREGMVITIEPMINMGTWHCKIDQNGWTARTVDGKRSAQYEHTLAILPDGPFILTEQE, encoded by the coding sequence ATGATTATATTGAAAAGTGAGCGAGAGATTAAAATGATGCATGAAGCAGGAAAGATTCTTGCTAATTGTCACAAAGAAATTGCAAAAATGATTAAACCCGGCGTCAATACCTTAGCAATCGATAAATTTGCGGAAGAATATTTGGCTAACTATGGCGCAACAGCTGAGCAAAAAGGTTATCAAGGTTATCCCTATGCTACCTGTGCTTCTGTGAACGATGAAATTTGTCATGGTTTTCCCAATTTACAGCCGCTAAAGAACGGCGATATTGTCACCATTGACATGGTTGTAAATTTACATGGCGGCCTTGCTGATTCAGCTTGGACGCACGCAGTGGGCAATATTTCACCAGAATCTAAACACCTGCTAAAAATCACAAAAGAATCGCTGTACAAAGGAATCGAAATGGCGCAAGTTGGCAATCGTTTGGGCGATATTGGCCATGCAATCCAATCTTATGTTGAAGCAGAAGGCTTCTCCGTCGTAAGGGATTTTACAGGCCATGGCATTGGCAAAGACATGCACGAAGATCCCACTGTGCTTCATTATGGGAAGCCTGGTAAAGGTGTTAAACTGCGTGAAGGCATGGTCATTACGATAGAACCCATGATAAACATGGGCACCTGGCATTGCAAAATTGATCAAAACGGCTGGACAGCACGTACTGTTGATGGAAAACGCTCGGCTCAATATGAACATACCCTGGCAATCTTACCTGACGGCCCCTTCATTTTAACGGAACAGGAATAA